The genome window CAGCGGTGGCACGCGGCCCAGCGCCGCCAACGGCGGCAGGGCGAAGCCGGCGAGGGCAACCAGCCCGGTGCCGATACCTGCAACTGCCGGCAGCAACCCGCCGGGCGGCACGTCGGCCGGCAACAGGTCGTGCAGGAAATAGAACAGACCAAATTGCGCCAGCCATCCGAGCACGGCACCGGTCAGGCTCGCCAACAGGCCCAGCACGCCCAGTTGCAGGCTGAACAATACCATCGCTTCACGGCGTGACAACCCGAGGCAGCGCAGCAGGGCACTGGCGTCGAAACGTCGGCTGGCAAACCGGTTGGCCGACAGCGCCACGGCTACGCCGGCAAGCAACACCGCCACCAGGCTGGCCATGTTCAAGTAACGTTCGGCCTTGCCCAGGGCGCCGCCGATCTGCTGGTTGCCGTCTCGCGAATCCTGCAGGCGCTGGTTGGCGGCAAGGCCTGGCTTGACCAGGGCGCGATAGGTTTGCAGCGCTGTGCTGCCTTGGGGCGCACGCCACAGTTCGCGATAGCTGACGCGGCTGCCGGGCTGCACTACACCGGTTGCGTCCAGGTCCGAAAGGTTGATCATCACCCGAGGCGTGAGGCTGTAGAAGTTGCCGGCGCGGTCGGGTTCATAGGTCAGGATGCGAGCCAGTCGCAGGCTTTTCATACCGACGTCGATGCTGTCGCCGACCTTCAGGTTCAGCGCCGTCAACAGGCGAGCTTCCACCCAGGCTTCGCCGGGTTTCGGGCCGCCGCCCGGGGTTTCGGCACCGAATGGCTCTGCCGCGCTTTTCAGTTCGCCACGCAACGGGTACTGCTCGTTGACCGCCTTGATACTGGAGAGCTGGATGCCGTTATCCGTGGCGATAACGCTGGAGAATTCCACGATGCGCGCGTGATCGAGGCCCAGCTCGGTCCCGGATCTGATTTGTTCGGGACGCGCCGGCGAGCTGCCTTCGAGCACCAGGTCGGCACCGAGGAACTCGGTGGCACGCAACAGCATGGCGCCGTTCAGACGTGCACCGAAGTAGCCGATGGCAGTGCTGGCTGTCACCGCCACCAGCAGGGCGAAAAACAACACGCGCAATTCACCGGCGCGGGCGTCGCGCAGTAATTGGCGCATGGCAAGGCTGAACAGGCGCAACAGCGGCATACGTGCCATCAAGGCTCCAGGGGCGCGACCATCAGGCCGGCTTCAAGGCGGATCAGGCGTCGGCAACGGTGGGCCAGGCGCTCGTCGTGGGTGACCAGCACCAGGGTCGTGCCGCTCTCTTTATTGAGCTCGAACAGCAGGTCGCTGATGCGCTCGCCGGTGTGGCTGTCGAGGTTGCCGGTAGGCTCATCGGCAAACAGCACATCCGGCTCGGCGGCAAAGGCCCGGGCGATGGCGACACGCTGCTGCTCGCCACCGGAAAGCTGGCGGGGCGAGTGGGTCAGCCGTTGGCCCAGGCCGACGCGCTCCAGCAGGTACCTGGCGCGTTCGCGGGCGTCTTTGCGACCGTCGAGTTCCAGCGGCAGCATGACGTTTTCCAGGGCGTTGAGGCTGTCGAGCAATTGAAACGATTGAAAAACAAAACCCACGTGCTCGGCACGAATGCGCGCGCGCTGGTCTTCGTCGAGGGTGCTCAAGGCTTGGCCGGCGAGGGTGACTTCACCGCTGCTGGGCAGGTCGAGGCCAGCCAGCAGGCCGAGGAGGGTGGATTTGCCGGAACCGGAACTGCCGACGATCGCCAGGCTATCGCCCTTGTTCAGTTCCAGGCTCAGTTCGTGCAGGATAGTCAGTTCACCTTCCGCGCTGGGAACCACTTTGCTAAGGTTTCGCGCGGTGAGAATGCTTGCGCCCATGGAGAATCCGATGCGAATGTGGTTTTTGAGTGCTGGCCTGGCCTTGATGTGCATGGCCCAGAACGCAGCGGCGGGTACAGTCCTGATCGTTGGGGATAGTATCAGTGCCGGTTTCGGACTGGATACCAGCAAAGGCTGGGTAGCGTTGTTGGGACAACGGCTCAAGCGCGAAGGTTTCGACGATAAAGTGGTCAACGCCTCCATCAGTGGCGACACCAGTGCCGGAGGCCTGGCGCGGCTGCCGGCGGCGCTTGCAGAGCATAAGCCAGACGTCGTGATCCTTGAGTTGGGCGGCAATGACGGTCTGCGCGGCCAGCCGCCAGCGCAATTGAAACAAAATCTTGCGTCGATGATTGACCAGTCCAAGGCCGGTGGTGCCAAGGTGCTGCTGTTGGGCATGCAGTTGCCACCTAATTACGGGCCGAAATACACCACGGCCTTTGCCGAGGTGTACGGGGCCTTGGCCAAGGAGAAAAGTGTCCCGTTGGTGCCGTTTTTCCTCGAAGGCGTTGGTGGCCACCCGGAACTGATGCAGGCCGATCAGCTCCACCCGGCAGTCGGCGCCCAGGGCAAGTTACTGGAAAATGTCTGGCCGACGCTAAAACCGCTGCTATGACGCTTTTCTAGCGGCAGGCTTTCGGCTAAGGTGGCGCCCCCCCGATCTGGAGCCCCCGATGTCGCGCCCTGCCTGGTCCCTGTTCAACTACCAACTGATCGAGCCTGACGAGCAGCTGGATCTGTTCGCCTGCCAGGAAGTCCGGGTGCATCTGGTGGCGCGTCAACTGGAGTTGGGCGGCTCGATCGACCGCACGCTCTGCGGCACTTTATTGCCGGCGCAACCACGCTGGTCGGCGGTGGATCGTTCGATCTTTCAGGACCAGCGGTTGTGCCCGTTGTGCCGGGCGATTCTCGAATCGCAAAAGCGCGGCACGCCGCTGATCTGGCCGGAACTGCGCTTCGAATAGCAACGGCGCGGACAGATGCTTGCAGCGCGCTTCACGTATACAATCAATTTTTTCCTACCCGTCGTTCTGCGAAGGATTTTCCGGATGTTGTCGCGCCTTTCCGTCGTTACCTGCTGCCTGTCTCTCGCTGCTCTGTGTGCGGCCGGTTCGGCGTCAGCTTTGCAGTTGCCCTTGCCACCGCCGGGTGAAGACATCGTTGGTCAGGTCCAGGTGATCAAGGCCAAGTACGAAGACACCTTTGCCGACCTGGGTACCACCTATGACCTGGGCTACTCGGAAATGGTCGCGGCCAACCCGGGTGTCGATGCCTGGTTGCCTGGCGCGGGCACCGAAATTGTGCTGCCCACGCGTTTCATCCTGCCGCCCGGGCCCCGTGAAGGCATTGTGATCAACCTTGCTGAATACCGGCTCTATTACTACCCCAAGGGCCAGAATGTGGTTTACACGTTCCCGCTGGGGATTGGCCGCGAGGGCTGGGGTTCACCCGTCGCCCACACCACCATCACGGGCAAGATCCCCAACCCGACCTGGACGCCACCCGCCTCGATCAAGGCCGAGCATGCCGCCAACGGTGATCCGCTGCCTAACGTGGTGCCGGCCGGTCCGGATAACCCGCTGGGGCCGTTCAAGTTCACATTGGGCACGCCGGGCTATTTGATCCACGGCTCCAACATGAAATTTGGTATCGGCACGCGTACAAGCCACGGCTGCTTCCGCATGTTCAACAACAACGTGCTGGAGATGGCGAGCATGGTGCCGGTGGGCACGTCGGTGCGCATCATCAGCGATGCCTACAAGTTCGGCACCAGCGGCGGCAAGGTCTACCTGGAAGCGCATACGCCGTTGAATGATGACGGCACACCGTCGGTCGTCGACAAGCACACCGCGGTGATCAACGCCTTGCTCAAACGCGAAGACCTGGCCAATAACCTGCGGGTCAATTGGGATCAGGTGCGTGACGTGGTGGCGGCGGAAGACGGTTTGCCAACCGAAATTGGCGTACCGGGCGGCAACGCACCCGTGGTGTCGAGTACCCCGGTCGACCTGCAGCAATAAGCGCGCTCGATCAAACGCCCGCCCTGGCCTTGCGCTGCGGCGGGCTTTTTATTGCGCGCGATTCAGGGCTGAATCCCGGGCAATAAAAAAGCCGATCCAAGAATGGATCGGCTTGATAACAACCCCGAAGGATTATTACTTGCGGCTTGCTTTTTCAAGCATGCGCAGAGCGCGCTCGTTAGCTTCGTCAGCAGTCTGTTGTGCTTTTTGAGCAGCAGCCAGAGCTTCATCAGCTTTACGGTAGGCTTCGTCTGCACGAGCCTGGGAGCGAGCTGCTGCGTCTTCAGTTGCAGTCAGACGAGCTTCGGTTTCTTTGGAGACGCTGCTGCAACCGGTAGCCAGAACTGCGGCCAGAGCCAGAGCAGAGAATTTCAGAACGTTGTTCATCGTGTTCCCCTTCAAGGACTTTCTATTAAATGGCTACTTTCTCAGAGTGAGCTGATAGCCGGCGTACATACTACTCATTACTTGTAGTAAGTAAACTGACGTAGCGCAAGAAGCAAAAAAAATTCTTGCGCCGAATCTATTTTGGCTAATCTTTTGGGGGTTTGTATAAAAACTATCCAGAAAATTTCATATCAGTGGGAACTGGATCCAAGCTGAAAGGTCCGGCCCGCATGTGTCGGGCCTGCCCGACAGATGAAGATTTATATATCGATGTTGACACTTTTTTTCTGGGCGCCTTTGCCTCACCCGGTATCTTTTGCGCATGTAGAGGTGACTTTAAGAGCGGCAGTTCGTCTCAAGCTTCAACTGCCGGCAATGTTCAGGCTATCGATCGCTGATTGATCGAGGCTCTTTCTGTAACCACCAGCGGCAGGGGATGACGCGTGCGCCTTGAGCTATTGCAGGATTGGTGCCTACTATTCTCTACGTGCTGGTTGTGAGCGCTATAGGTTTTCTCGTTGTCGAAACCGGCACGGGGTGGCGTAGATGTTCCTTCGCCGGAAAAACATCGGTAAGGTAGGGGTCGACATTCAAGACCCGCGAGGAGTAGTGATGAGCGAGGCGTTGTCCATCCACCATGACCAGGCTGGTCATCAGTTCGAGACCAATGTGGACGGTCATCGTGCCTATCTGACCTACATGGACCTCGGGAAGCAGACCCTGGATATCTATCGTACCTTCGTGCCCAACGCACTGCGGGGCCGTGGCATTGCTGCTGCGCTGACCGAGGAAGCGTTGAAGTTCGCAGAAGAAGCCGGGTACACCGTGATCCCTTCGTGCTCTTACGTAGAACGCTACATGGAGCGCCACCAGCGCCATGCCGCGAAGCTGTAACTGATCAGGCACACACAAAAACGCCGGGCTTAGCCCGGCGTTTTTGTGTGCGCAATTGTGCGGCTCAGGTGCGTTTGCGTTTAGGCAACACGTCCTTGAGCTTGGCGTGCATGCTGCGCAGGGTCGTTTCGGTGGCCGCCCAATCGATGCAGGCATCGGTGATCGACACGCCGTACTGCAAATCCGCCAGGTCTTTTGGAATTGCCTGGCAGCCCCAGTTCAAGTGGCTCTCGACCATCAAGCCGATAATCGACTGGTTGCCTTCAAGAATCTGGTTGGCGACGTTTTCCATCACCAGCGGTTGCAGGGCCGGGTCCTTGTTGGAGTTGGCGTGGCTGCAGTCGACCATGATGTTCGGCTTGATCTTGGCTTTGTTCAGAGCCTGTTCGCACAGTGCAACGCTGACCGAATCGTAGTTGGGCTTGCCGTTGCCACCGCGCAATACCACGTGGCCGTAGGCGTTGCCTTTGGTGGTGACGATCGACACGCCACCTTCCTGGTTGATCCCCAGGAAACGGTGCGGGCTGGACACCGATTGCAGCGCGTTGATCGCGACCGTCAGGCCGCCATCGGTGCCGTTCTTGAAGCCCACGGCCGAAGACAGGCCGGACGCCATTTCACGGTGGGTCTGGGATTCGGTGGTGCGCGCGCCGATGGCCGACCAACTGATCAGGTCCTGCAGGTATTGCGGGGAGATCGGGTCGAGGGCTTCGGTGGCGGTGGGCAGGCCCATTTCGGCCAGGTCCAGCAGCAACTGACGACCAATGTGCAAACCGTCCTGAATCTTGAACGAGTCGTCCAGGTACGGGTCGTTGATCAAGCCTTTCCAGCCGACGGTGGTCCGCGGTTTTTCGAAATAGACGCGCATCACCAGGTACAGGGTGTCGGACACTTCCGCCGCCAGTACCTTGAGCCGCTCGGCGTATTCGTGGGCAGCCTTGAGGTCGTGGATCGAGCACGGCCCGATGACGACGAAGAGGCGGTGGTCGGTGCCGTCGAGAATGTCACGGATGACTTCGCGGCCCTTGGTGACGGTCTGCAGGGCAGCGTCGCTCAGAGGGATTTCGCGCTTGAGCTGATCGGGCGTGATCAGGGTCTCGTTGGATTCGACGTTTAGGTCATTGATCGGTAAATCAGCCATCGTGTTACTCGTCAGGGTCACGGGTGCCGGCCGCCAGCCATCCCCGTGCGGCGGAGCACAGCATGATTTGAATGCAGGGGGGAGGAACCTTAGCGCGTAATACCGGCCCGCCACAATGGGCAAAGCCGGCTTTAATCCAGCACTGGCGCCACAAAAGCCGCGTGGGAGAACTCAACGGCATGGCGCGCGACCCACTCGCGGGCCATGGCTTCGAGCTGCGCAGGCGTTGGCTCGGCCTCTTCGTGCAGGCGGCAGTAGCGTTCCATCTGGCACACTTGCTCGCCCATTCGTGCTCCGAACAACGCGTGCTCATCGGTAAAAGAGATGCCGACGCGATAGCCCTTTTCGACTTTGCGGCACCAGGCGACATAGCCCGGATAACGGGCGCTGGCACCCAGGGACGGGATGCACAAATCAACGGCTGTGCCCTGGCGCAAGGCACGCGGGCAATTGCAGGCGACGCCGCCCAGGCCGATAGTGTGCAGGCGTTGCCGGGGAATGGCAGGGGAGGGACGTTGGATCAACTCGACAGCGACATCATCAGGGTGAGGTAAAAAACGACCCATGTACACGGACTCCGAGCGCCGTCCAGTTGACGGCAGTGGCAGCAGTATAGTGAAGGAACAGGAATTGACCGACCTGGATATTGACCAGCAATTGCTGGGATTGCCAGGTATTTCGCTTGTGGTGTTTACCAGCGTAGGGTGCTCCAGCTGCCGCTGGGCACGCCAGCAGTTGCCGAGTTGGACATTGCCGGTGGACCGCGTGTGCTGGGTCGATGCCGGGCACAATGGCGGAGCGGTCGAGCGCTACCAGATCTTTCATTTGCCCGCGTTGTTCCTCGTGTGCGAGGGTCAATTTCTTGGGCAATTACAGTCACGCCTTACGAATAAAGACCTTACCGACGCGGTGAATCACGCACTCACCCGCACACCAGAGGATTTGCCATGAGCGCAGTTGCACCCGAGTCGTCTCCACGTATTGGCATTATTGGCACCGGTGCTATCGGTGGGTTCTATGGGTTGATGCTGGCGCGTGCCGGGTTCGATGTGCACTTTCTGTTGCGCAGCGAATATGCAGCGGTCAGTGAGCATGGCCTGCACCTCAACAGCACGCTGCACGGCCAGTTGCACCTGCACCCGGTGCAGGCTTATGCCCGCGCCGCCGATATGCCGGCGTGCGATTGGCTGTTGATCGGGACCAAGTCCACCGGCAACGTGGACCTGGCCCCGACCATTGCCCA of Pseudomonas fluorescens contains these proteins:
- a CDS encoding YbbN family protein yields the protein MYTDSERRPVDGSGSSIVKEQELTDLDIDQQLLGLPGISLVVFTSVGCSSCRWARQQLPSWTLPVDRVCWVDAGHNGGAVERYQIFHLPALFLVCEGQFLGQLQSRLTNKDLTDAVNHALTRTPEDLP
- a CDS encoding ABC transporter ATP-binding protein, translating into MGASILTARNLSKVVPSAEGELTILHELSLELNKGDSLAIVGSSGSGKSTLLGLLAGLDLPSSGEVTLAGQALSTLDEDQRARIRAEHVGFVFQSFQLLDSLNALENVMLPLELDGRKDARERARYLLERVGLGQRLTHSPRQLSGGEQQRVAIARAFAAEPDVLFADEPTGNLDSHTGERISDLLFELNKESGTTLVLVTHDERLAHRCRRLIRLEAGLMVAPLEP
- a CDS encoding L,D-transpeptidase family protein is translated as MLSRLSVVTCCLSLAALCAAGSASALQLPLPPPGEDIVGQVQVIKAKYEDTFADLGTTYDLGYSEMVAANPGVDAWLPGAGTEIVLPTRFILPPGPREGIVINLAEYRLYYYPKGQNVVYTFPLGIGREGWGSPVAHTTITGKIPNPTWTPPASIKAEHAANGDPLPNVVPAGPDNPLGPFKFTLGTPGYLIHGSNMKFGIGTRTSHGCFRMFNNNVLEMASMVPVGTSVRIISDAYKFGTSGGKVYLEAHTPLNDDGTPSVVDKHTAVINALLKREDLANNLRVNWDQVRDVVAAEDGLPTEIGVPGGNAPVVSSTPVDLQQ
- a CDS encoding GNAT family N-acetyltransferase: MSEALSIHHDQAGHQFETNVDGHRAYLTYMDLGKQTLDIYRTFVPNALRGRGIAAALTEEALKFAEEAGYTVIPSCSYVERYMERHQRHAAKL
- a CDS encoding PilZ domain-containing protein; amino-acid sequence: MGRFLPHPDDVAVELIQRPSPAIPRQRLHTIGLGGVACNCPRALRQGTAVDLCIPSLGASARYPGYVAWCRKVEKGYRVGISFTDEHALFGARMGEQVCQMERYCRLHEEAEPTPAQLEAMAREWVARHAVEFSHAAFVAPVLD
- the oprI gene encoding outer membrane lipoprotei OprI; translated protein: MNNVLKFSALALAAVLATGCSSVSKETEARLTATEDAAARSQARADEAYRKADEALAAAQKAQQTADEANERALRMLEKASRK
- a CDS encoding 3-deoxy-7-phosphoheptulonate synthase — translated: MADLPINDLNVESNETLITPDQLKREIPLSDAALQTVTKGREVIRDILDGTDHRLFVVIGPCSIHDLKAAHEYAERLKVLAAEVSDTLYLVMRVYFEKPRTTVGWKGLINDPYLDDSFKIQDGLHIGRQLLLDLAEMGLPTATEALDPISPQYLQDLISWSAIGARTTESQTHREMASGLSSAVGFKNGTDGGLTVAINALQSVSSPHRFLGINQEGGVSIVTTKGNAYGHVVLRGGNGKPNYDSVSVALCEQALNKAKIKPNIMVDCSHANSNKDPALQPLVMENVANQILEGNQSIIGLMVESHLNWGCQAIPKDLADLQYGVSITDACIDWAATETTLRSMHAKLKDVLPKRKRT
- a CDS encoding arylesterase, with protein sequence MRMWFLSAGLALMCMAQNAAAGTVLIVGDSISAGFGLDTSKGWVALLGQRLKREGFDDKVVNASISGDTSAGGLARLPAALAEHKPDVVILELGGNDGLRGQPPAQLKQNLASMIDQSKAGGAKVLLLGMQLPPNYGPKYTTAFAEVYGALAKEKSVPLVPFFLEGVGGHPELMQADQLHPAVGAQGKLLENVWPTLKPLL